The Nerophis ophidion isolate RoL-2023_Sa linkage group LG29, RoL_Noph_v1.0, whole genome shotgun sequence genome includes the window gtttttcacaagtgtgtgttctcatgtgtactttcaaattgatactttgtgtaaaacctttaccacagattgaacaagagaaaggtttttctccagtgtgtgttctcatgtgtgattttagacgacaatggtatttaaaagttttgtgacagtgagaagatgtgaagtgagtgttgtcagtgtgacatgtcttatcatctttagagtcttcatcatcagtgtcaggagagtgtgacgttgtgtcctcactatctgatagtggagctaagagcttgtctgcttgtgatcctccacagtggtctccatcagcttctgttgtcatgtgttgtgttgagctgctgcttggaggctccccccctcccctctcctcactttcacctttcacctcatcatcttcactcttcacagggacaccagtcactgggaactcctccaaccatttaggctgactgatgccctcttcctcctcttcctctttaatgtgcggcggctcttggtcctcctcttccactttaaagtaaggggtcagtaggtcctcctcttcctctttaaaatgggttattagtggcttctcctcttccttttgaaaattgggggtcaatgagtcctcctcttcctctttgaagtaaggggtcagtaggtcctcctcttcctctttaaaatgggttattagtggcttctcctcttcctttttaaaattgggggtcaatgagtcctcctcttcctctttgatgtgagtggtcagtgggtcatcctcttccgctttaaaatgggggatcagtgggtgtttcttttcctttttaatgtgggagggctgtggctccatcctgaagctccacttctgttgctcagggagaagatgttcttcacagacgtctgcaggccacaagaagacaaacacgttttagaaacatccatctgtgctcagtcacacaatgcattcagtacttttacatgcacttaggaaaaacaagttatcgtatgaactgtcttgaaatctcagtgatgcacaaacacgctgctctgtacaacattattcacaggaaggaAAAACAAACCAGCACAACAGGACTTTATACTATGGATAGACGGttgatggtttaaaattgattctgtcatatattatttcttatagaattattaatagaaccgttttaaaacaggctacacaggctcctaatttagttgatgaaatatgcagtaaaatatttcatcatttccagtattattttctcaaataaagcaaccagatattaacagtaaataaacaagtacattaataataattgtttcgccaaaataatacaattagaaaagacacaatatgttactgcatatgtcagctgccaaattaggagcttttgtaacccatttGGAAATTCTTCTATTagcaatcatataccaaatgatatatcgtgacatatattgttattaagatatagattttaagtcatatggcccataccaaacattgtttcgccgagtcattttgtttggcccaccaaatatatttatttttatattctttagatgtgtgtgtatgtttaaaatgtggtactactgttctacatcacgtggaagtgtacatttaaaccaatgtgggtggcactgggagcaggtgggtgaagtgtcttgcccaaggacacaatggctcagatggcagaagctgggattgaacctggaaccctcaagttgctggcatggccgctctaccaaccgagctatactgccaggccaccttaacaacatcaacacattacccaccgcctaaactaaagtcttaaaaaaaccaaaacattttttgtttttttgtcctgtccggcttctcaggcaaatcatatagttgatgtagatgcccatatcgcatgttcacatttactttacaaaagagaagtgtaggatacttctctggttgccttatttgtatttgacttcattagacgtattgatattatcattttgtgctacactaaagtcttaacaagctggtacgcttcgtactgcctctgtctctgtcacTATGTCTCTGCagcccccagcattgtcccacccacacaaccatctgattggttacaggcaaagcggtaagagccaatcagcagtgcgtattcagagtgcatggaaTCAGGGCTCAtggcagaggcaggcagagaggagagacggtgcatgttagcagaaaggtgttcagcaggtgagcataatgcagcggacgatccccatatcataataaacacctcccagtcaactacttgtaacatcactatgagcccgttgacgatcTGGAGGTATAGGCggtagctcagctcgctcacagtccttgaggtgaaggctgattagcttttagcgtaacgttagctcattttgcgatgtgtgcgtgcgtgcgtgtgtgtgtgtgtgttacggacagtaaagccctgtctgtctgagagaaagacaagcattattgaccgatagttaacatctaagttatttcacttaacGTTTTTCTGTGTTGACGCAGCAAAAAGTCAGTGAGTCCTACTCTTCCTCTTTATTGTGAGTGGAGCTGTGACTCCTCTTTCTCTGTAAGGTAAGGGAGGGCTGTGATTCATTTGTCTCCTTAATGTGAGAGCTATCTGGCTCCTCCTTCCCTTTAATGTGGGGTTGCTTTgaatcctcttcctctttaatgttggGGTACTGCAGAACCTCCATTTCCTTTTTAATACAAGGGGTTGTGACTGATTCTGCTCCATCCTTGAGGTCCGCTCTTGCTGCTCAGGGAAATGTTCTTCAATACACAAGTTAGACGAACAAATGCTTTAGAAAAGTCCAGATTTACCCAGTCACATGACACTTTGTCCTGCATATATTCTGATAATGTCTCTGAGGATTTTATCAGTCCCCACGTTGACTTTCAAGATGTCaaaaccatacggtacatcagcgaagcaatacaaaaactcatgaaaaaaataaacacagcagtaaaacacttacatacaaacaagacagctgcttgtacacccgaaagagaacaaagaacagtgtctaagaggagcatcaacatttgcatttaaactgtaaaatcctgtttatgatttatttactctacttatttaaatatgaacattttcctttaggaaacttttacGATTTCTGTGTTGTTGTAGCTTGTATGCTGCAATTCCCCCCCGCCCCAAGATGGCgaccctgtagtggctgctgttggcaggaactctgtgctcttgtgtcatccttttgtgtttccatcttcttttcatgtgtttatatacatatgcatatacatatatatatatatatatatatatatacatatacatatatatatatatatatatatatatatatatatatatatatacacatatatatatatatatttttttttttaccttttggtccggaccctttgggactgtgtgacaaggggtggtactttcgtgacttctgcagtgcttttttgtggacttctggatccgccTCCCGAGACCCttgtggccatggagaccagctgctgggtctctgccacaccagaatccgtttggagagactggaggagatgcagatgaagagacaggactgcggagctagcactgagcgccgggacggaaaagcttcacagtgtcttggctgaatgagcaggtatcggaaacctcggtctccttggacgtatcctcactcatccatgcggactggacactggccgagacttggtttggcggccaagagtggagtcggctctcttggttgctttgttgggtctgctcccgtctctggccaagctcccttcaccccagcagacgatggcgtgggacaccgcaaaagccaccacagtgtatttgtttcttttactttttattcatgtatgtatgtagaagtgtctggttgcatcagctctgctcttttaatgtcctttgtcttctttgatgtttccctcttacacacatgaaagAGGGATGTATGCTAGGGCTATAagtagtttttttcccttggcctcagtctggaccccctctccaggggcccaggctgagaccgatttttaattttttctcacattccccccacttgtttacacgtatgtatctcaccttttttgcaaggggcgccgcaagttggcagacccgtcagcgatcctgttctgtctccctggaatgtttgtctgaccttgaatgggattctgctgaacattttaatttcccctcagggattaataaagtatgtttgattctgatgtttgatatcaacaaaacatagctaattagtaGAAATGAACTAGATTAAATCATCTCTCAAAGGTGTTGAGACATTGATGGACAGTggagaagtaactaaatccaaataaaaaaatgattttattttttataagatatttagacttagacttcctttttattgtcattcaaagttgaactttacagtacaaataagaacgcaatttcgttgcattatctcttggtagtgcaggataaaaaaaacaataaggtgcagatatacagttgtgatccaaattattaaaccgccacacaattttggtgttttagctagttggacatttattccgtattttgtttatagtcatatcaaataaagatgtttcaaatagacaaatgcaactcaaatcttaacactgtattttacaaaataccaaaaaaggacatttttcttaatatctcattgacaaaattattcaaccccttgcagatcataactcttaagaacagaatttgaataaggtcttttcaatcaggtgttgaacacacctgtagatgtgattagaaccataacgagcaacaattaaagtgattgaaaaagactgacgctcagcttcttgtagatggtcaatggtgtatttgcaacatggtgaagtccagggagtggtcaaagaagtcaagagaggaggtcatttctcttcataagaaaggatatggatataagaaaatagcaaagacattacacattccaagagacacagttgggagcataattcacaagtttaaagctaaaggcacagtggaaacactacctgggcgtggtagaaagaggatgctgtgtgtgtacagtggtgaaaaacccccgggtaacaactgaggaactacaacaggacattgcagaggggggaacgcaggtttcgtcccagacaataaggcgcgcactacgagatgaaggcctccgtgccaaaactcccaggcgcaccccacttctgactaccaggcacaagaaaaattgactccagtatgccaaaaaatcatctggacaaaccccaaatgttttgggaaactgttctatggagtgatgagacaaaactggaactctttgggcctatgaatcaacgttatgtgtggaggagaaaaaaatgaagcttacaaagagaagaacaccatccctactgttaagcatggtggggggtcaatcatgctctggggctgttgctctgcctcaggtacctgataatcttttccgtcgtcctcaccactctctggagagacttccagtctgagccattgcaggctccagtccagacagagatgctgttggtcagcaggctctctatagttcctctgtagaatgtgctgagaatggggggagggagctgtgctctttacatccgacgcaaaaagtgcatgcgctgctgagctctttttacaagatctccggtgtgtagggacaaggttatattgtcagtaatctgcacccccaggaacttggtgctgcttaccatctccaccgctgtgccgttgatgaagagtgaagtgtggctggaccggtgcttcctgaagtcaacgatgatctccttggtcttgtcgacgttcaggaccaggttgttggttctgctccagtcaaccagatgtttcaccacctccctgcgagatgttgaagatgtctgtgagaacccccgccaactggtctgcacatccctgaAGCACCTGGCCCTTGATGTCATCAGGTCCGGGGGTTCACTTTCCTCAGGGTATTCAGGACATCCGCTGTGTCCaagttgagcggctgctcatcagaGCGAGGGGTGTTTTTTCTCGCCGGAGTGATGGATTTTCTCGCCGGAggggtgttaagtgcctcaaacctttcaaagtagttgtttaggtcatttaggaagctgatactgttgtcacagggatggggggcagctttatagtccgtgatgacctgtatgccctgccacatttgtcgagtgttcgtggggttctggaagaagtcctgcactttctgactgtgagcaccTTTGCAACCTTAATGGCACGGTCCAGGTTAGCTCTGGCTGTTTTTACTGCTACCATGTCGCTAGACTTAAACgccttgttccgagccttcagcattgcacgcagtacctcactgttcatccatccagagtttctcgttggcccgtgtggggatgttcttgataataataataataataataataatggattcgatttatatcgcgcttttctattgttaaatactcaaagcgctcacagagaagtgggaagccatcattcattcacacctggtggtggtaagctacatctgtagctgccctggggtagaccgacggaagcgtggctgccaatttgcgcctacggcccctcctaccaccaccaatcattcattcatcattcattcaccagtgtgagcggcaccacgggcaagggtgaagtgtcctgcccaaggacacaacggcagcgatttggatgttaataggtgggaagcgaacctgcaaccccccggtttctggcacggccgctctacccactacgccatgccgcccctaatctgatcacactgacatcctccatgcacttctgaatgtatgcggacacagactttgcatactcctccacacatgtgttatgattatcggtgacggctgccttgaacatgtcccagtctgtggttccgaagcagtcttgtaatgtttccattgctccctctggccaggtcctcacctgcttcactgtagcttgctttctgatcagcaggggcttgtatgcaggaattagcatcacatatagatggtctgaggagcccaggtgggggcgtggtgcagctttatacgcctgtttaatattactataaaccaagtccagcttgcttccacccctggttgcaaaattcacatattgatggaaatgaggGAAAACTGTTTTCATGTAAGCTTGATTAAAATCCCCTGCAACGATGAAAACTTCCTCTGGATGTGTAGTTTGCAGTTCATTGATGGAGCAGCACAAAGCGTTCAAAGCTTCTTTGGTGTGAGCACTGGGGGGAATGTACACTGTtgtgaagatcatagcactgaattcccgaggtaaataaaatggcctgcattttatagttaatatttctaCATCGGGAGAGCAGTGACATGAGACGTTCTTCCCGTTGTTGCACCAGTTGTTATTGATGTATGTACAAACACCACCGCCTCGGGATTTACCAGTGAGAGTGCTGCTCCTATCCGACCGAAACATAGTTAGCTCCTCGATGCTAACTGCCTCGCCCGGGACGAATGGTTTCAGCCACGTTTCTGTGAGAAATATGGCACAGCAGTCTCTCatctagatagataaatagatagatagatagtactttattgattccttcaggagagttccttcaggaaaattacaattccagcagcagtgtattgcatatgaatccagcttcaggtagtccagtttgttctccagtgagcggacatttgagagcaggatggaaggaagcggcgttctgtgaggattagcctttagctttgttgttagccccgctcggcatctccGTTTCTGTTTCTGATCACACCGCTTATGTCTCCTCTGTCTGCGGTCCCCTCTGGTACTAGGCTCCGCTgcctcacaggccgctggatgtagccggcgtagTATTCCCAGGATAGCGAGGAGGTCCAACGTATACGCATCTTTCGGTCTAATactgcccgatccatccacatccaaaattgtctggcggtcCTACGTTACTACGGAGTGTCCACGCtggaagccagccatgaaattcacagaaattactggtagatttgccaaaatgttctattactaccaagagcctctgcagccgcagccgagcagggcgccgccatcttgagaccaatatctggcttgtatcttcagtagggatgtacatttatagatttatggatatgataccctaatcaatattccttatcgataccagtatttatcggtactcttgtcggtactacatgtcatttgtggaaataaaaaagtggaaaagaggcattttaaatagcattcctattTGCAGAAGAGgttgaagtcttaaagaagtcaactatgtgtgcagtgcaaggtgaaatgcacttatgtcatcttcttctcaataacacacacatcaaacttttgcataatgttgcttccttatttgtcatcattcaaagctgattgtaatgtgtagcagcggcagctgaactcagtgtgaaaatgtatcatagttacgtcagtcagctggaattaaaaatacaaatagttgtgccgttagtccagaatcttcacggtcctcatggacaacataattaggaaccagtactaaaaaaatggtacttggtgtacatctcttatcttcaccactaaacctttgaaatatgctgacacatgtgctgctaaaggtaaataaacagtagccatattgaatgtttgccttcatttgaccacgtgaggtaaggaggacggcctctaggtcacatggttacaccccagcaattacactgttgatgattgatgagcattcatttttaaatggtggtgttaaaaagcaaacatatcttcatctttagtgataaatgtgtcccccggatgaacatgtgtcacaaacattgtattagatgatatgtggatgttgtgcttacttggactgtgatgaagctgtgaggactcaggtggtttgtcttcatgctcttcagtcttcacagagacaacagtcggTGGAAagttgctgacatcagcctcctcctgccctacaggacactctcccccctcttcttctttaaaataagagggctgtggctcatctttgtcccctttaaaatgtgagggctgtggatactctaaagtgaaactgtccccctgcagatgagggagacattcttcttggtgtccaatcagctgatggatgtctacaggacacaaacaaaacacattttaactcctacatgctaaatattaaatcgtacatgaaatatagggctgtggctattgaaaattgtattaatcaagtgttctacgGGAAATGTTTCCGATTAATTGAGTAACTGGATGAAACATAGTGTTGCTTATTTAAAGACACATTTAAGCGAATATAAgacatttcacttaataatgaacggtcaattggtttgagatggaaggagatcaagatgtcatctttagatcaggctttgttttttCGACAATCACTGGAACATTAATGGCTGCATCAACGAAcaccgacatgaaggaaataGCAGGTCAGAATAGcttttacacaaatatataacTTGCCAAACCTGCCAGCTCgcaggctaggtttacagcatcagtaaccatggtaactgactctgactttgtcttacctctcttatttttggaggtaaaactctcgagctttacatactcaggactttgcacttaacctgctctctggaatattcccccggtgactgtgtgagttttgtgtgaacatgttgatacacattgttacaaacatcaacctctcataaatattgtgtgtctgaaactGTCTCCTTCTTATGAACAAcgtaaaacaatcagtgcatcatcctcacatgacaattcatcttcctacagacaatctatttaagaatagtgttattaatgaaatataaagttattaaagatgtgagagtaagaagtaaacaaacctgttctgtgtaacacaacttgatgtttttcatgttgtcgctccttctcctcttttgttggacaaagttcctcctcgtactctgctatggttctttggcacattttcacacaatcacaacactttacactcacacttgatctctacttagtgatgtgttttgatcacttccgcctctctttgttagcagctaacaagctaagctaactagcaagctaagctagctcgagaagcatcaaagtgcgctcagactaatataaccggatgcaaacagttattaacgatgtttactctatttactagagtgtaataaaggacatatatgtgtacatggaggcacagattaagaacactgaactgtgacgactgcaataacgtcttcaccgtcagacgccatcttgctttatcctcgccgtgtttggttcgcgcgcagtgttgtcagatctcgcgagagaaaatTCTAGGCAGCTCCCTCTTCCAGATCTCGCAAGAGAACCAAGTAAAcagctcttttccaaatctcgcgagaggaataagtacaaccagctttccaaccccggtaaaactattttgttaaatactatttacttattgtgAAAATACAAGTAAACTTTtccatttcaaattttcaaaacaaagacttaaaacttatttctgtaaaaatattcaaatatttaacaatgtattgaaacaacagtagcataaggaaagaaaaaaaaagaaaaaaaagaaattttacACTCATGATATTTTTGTCTTTGatgttaatcgtttttataatgtattttagaatgtgggaggttttcatgttctttttaaatttcctttacttatatatatatgtataatatatatatgtatatatatatatatatatatatatacatatatatatatatatatatatatatatatatatatacagacacaaatacatccatccatccaatttctaccgcttattcccacataaatatatatatatatatatatatatatatatatatatatatatatatatatatatatatatatatatatatatatatatatatatatatatatatatatatatatatatatatatatatatatgtatatctgcgtATGTGTAATGACagaatttaa containing:
- the LOC133546177 gene encoding uncharacterized protein LOC133546177 isoform X3, with protein sequence MCQRTIAEYEEELCPTKEEKERQHEKHQVVLHRTDIHQLIGHQEECLPHLQGDSFTLEYPQPSHFKGDKDEPQPSYFKEEEGGECPVGQEEADVSNFPPTVVSVKTEEHEDKPPESSQLHHSPKK
- the LOC133546177 gene encoding uncharacterized protein LOC133546177 isoform X2; its protein translation is MCQRTIAEYEEELCPTKEEKERQHEKHQVVLHRTDIHQLIGHQEECLPHLQGDSFTLEYPQPSHFKGDKDEPQPSYFKEEEGGECPVGQEEADVSNFPPTVVSVKTEEHEDKPPESSQLHHSPSSQCCGERASLAEGTSTSRVGVLGVQTTRSRAQGLLHDGGGAGNAGCRAASTRPRSRRDILRPAALEILRGKMMRVTERERHRRRDTVNKLESTGLMQLHVLPSIKV
- the LOC133546177 gene encoding oocyte zinc finger protein XlCOF22-like isoform X1: MCQRTIAEYEEELCPTKEEKERQHEKHQVVLHRTDIHQLIGHQEECLPHLQGDSFTLEYPQPSHFKGDKDEPQPSYFKEEEGGECPVGQEEADVSNFPPTVVSVKTEEHEDKPPESSQLHHSPNVCEEHLLPEQQKWSFRMEPQPSHIKKEKKHPLIPHFKAEEDDPLTTHIKEEEEDSLTPNFKKEEEKPLITHFKEEEEDLLTPYFKEEEEDSLTPNFQKEEEKPLITHFKEEEEDLLTPYFKVEEEDQEPPHIKEEEEEEGISQPKWLEEFPVTGVPVKSEDDEVKGESEERGGGEPPSSSSTQHMTTEADGDHCGGSQADKLLAPLSDSEDTTSHSPDTDDEDSKDDKTCHTDNTHFTSSHCHKTFKYHCRLKSHMRTHTGEKPFSCSICGKGFTQSINLKVHMRTHTCEKRFSCSTCGKGFTQSQSLKIHIRTHTREKPFSCSLCSKGFTQSINLKVHMRTHTSEKPFSCSICGKGFRESQHLKRHMRTHTGEKPFSCSNCGKHFTQRPDLKVHMRTHTGEKPFSCSICGKGFTRSQHLKVHMRTHTGEKPFSCSICGKDFTRRENFKKHMRIHTGEKPFPVQSAVNILRNDTI